A genomic stretch from Anabrus simplex isolate iqAnaSimp1 chromosome 2, ASM4041472v1, whole genome shotgun sequence includes:
- the LOC136863811 gene encoding protein pellino-like yields the protein MSSHCSHTSKSEDTEVPVLIEENSNCAASEKVKYGELVVLGYNGSLPGVPQHRRRRSKYVLYRRDSPNGIKPSGQSAGPSSLSSKATIGTKWFSIACENQASVIEYIPDDTTDMFQVGRSGDSEIDCVVWDVFPGNPSFDCGTSGVSRFACRLIADRTRPQIVRIYAAAFNSAQRIFLGKEAITWQDRNGELDGLTTNGVMIYKPQGNFLGGEVEPGFWWREVSIGGKIFSLRLPRCSQKRGKLIEIENNVLQDGTLIDICGATLLWRSVEGLKKSPTKSDLEESVGELNSGKSVCPVGLNTLVIPRKITPDMNEDIDDKQQPYVYLKCGHVRGSHELGARSSSFHSCPLCGIMGRVVKLCMGMEPAFYVDSGPPTYVFNPCGHMASEKTVKYWVNVPILLGLTGFYNSVCPFCKVLLDGYVRLIY from the coding sequence ATGAGCAGTCATTGCTCCCATACTTCTAAATCAGAAGATACTGAAGTGCCAGTTCTGATAGAAGAGAATTCAAATTGTGCTGCCAGTGAGAAGGTGAAATATGGTGAACTGGTCGTCCTTGGCTATAACGGAAGTCTGCCTGGTGTACCTCAGCATCGGCGTCGGCGAAGCAAATATGTTCTATACAGGCGAGACTCTCCAAATGGAATAAAGCCCTCTGGACAAAGTGCTGGTCCTTCATCTCTTTCATCCAAAGCCACCATAGGCACAAAATGGTTTTCTATCGCATGTGAGAATCAAGCTTCTGTTATAGAGTATATACCAGATGATACTACGGATATGTTCCAGGTTGGCCGCTCTGGAGATTCAGAGATTGATTGTGTGGTTTGGGATGTATTTCCAGGAAACCCGAGTTTTGATTGCGGAACATCAGGCGTATCTAGATTTGCATGCCGACTGATAGCAGATCGCACCAGGCCTCAGATTGTAAGAATTTATGCAGCTGCATTTAATTCAGCACAACGAATATTTCTTGGTAAGGAAGCTATAACATGGCAAGATAGAAACGGTGAACTCGATGGTTTAACAACCAATGGTGTTATGATCTATAAGCCCCAAGGGAACTTCTTAGGAGGGGAAGTAGAGCCAGGTTTCTGGTGGCGAGAAGTTTCTATAGGAGGCAAAATCTTCTCATTACGCCTACCTCGTTGTTCTCAGAAGAGGGGAAAATTAATAGAAATTGAAAACAATGTTTTGCAGGATGGCACACTCATAGACATCTGTGGTGCAACTTTGTTATGGAGGTCTGTTGAAGGTCTCAAGAAGTCTCCTACTAAAAGTGATTTGGAAGAATCGGTAGGTGAACTGAACTCAGGAAAATCTGTGTGTCCTGTTGGACTGAACACTTTAGTAATTCCACGAAAGATAACTCCTGATATGAATGAAGATATCGATGACAAACAGCAGCCGTATGTTTATCTTAAATGCGGCCATGTTCGGGGATCACATGAGCTGGGTGCAAGGTCCAGCTCATTCCATTCTTGTCCCTTGTGTGGGATAATGGGACGAGTGGTTAAGCTTTGTATGGGAATGGAACCTGCATTTTATGTAGATAGTGGCCCTCCAACATACGTTTTTAATCCGTGTGGCCACATGGCAAGTGAAAAGACTGTGAAGTATTGGGTGAATGTGCCCATTCTTCTGGGGCTAACTGGTTTTTATAATTCAGTATGCCCGTTTTGCAAAGTGCTTCTTGATGGGTACGTTCGCCTAATTTACTAA